Proteins encoded together in one Streptomyces sp. NBC_01216 window:
- a CDS encoding DUF317 domain-containing protein, whose protein sequence is MAPLLRDADPRPGRLGWRAWAEPVVGDPYLWCASFSASVPHDLVAIFASSVASPHPVPRSTLPAGAEGWLTFVRPGLDRRRRARRSD, encoded by the coding sequence GTGGCGCCGCTCCTCCGTGATGCCGATCCACGGCCCGGCCGACTCGGCTGGCGGGCGTGGGCTGAGCCTGTCGTCGGGGATCCGTACCTGTGGTGCGCCAGCTTCAGCGCCAGCGTGCCGCACGACTTGGTTGCGATCTTCGCTTCTTCGGTCGCCTCGCCCCACCCCGTGCCCCGCTCCACCCTGCCGGCCGGTGCGGAGGGGTGGCTCACCTTCGTCCGGCCGGGGCTTGATCGACGCAGGAGAGCCCGCCGGTCGGACTGA